In a genomic window of Methanolobus chelungpuianus:
- a CDS encoding PepSY domain-containing protein, whose protein sequence is MKKITAILLAGMLIAVTAGVGIVAAANGQTGNSGYFGSMHQWAANRMNQYGYGGCPFYQSYVNDGNNTVELEVSTIEEAITVAEAETGQDISEDNVYQMGRWWVFSYADDEGTIKQGRIDAYTGEVIEDFYAGSANQGQYQNGRGMMRGGGYGGGYCGAYYNR, encoded by the coding sequence GTGAAGAAAATAACAGCAATACTCCTTGCAGGAATGCTTATTGCAGTTACAGCAGGAGTGGGAATCGTGGCCGCAGCTAACGGACAGACAGGCAATTCAGGTTACTTTGGTTCCATGCACCAGTGGGCGGCCAACAGGATGAACCAGTATGGTTACGGCGGATGCCCGTTCTACCAGTCCTATGTGAACGATGGCAACAATACAGTTGAGCTTGAGGTTTCAACGATCGAAGAAGCCATAACAGTCGCAGAGGCAGAGACCGGCCAGGACATCTCGGAAGATAACGTCTACCAGATGGGAAGATGGTGGGTGTTCAGCTATGCGGATGATGAAGGCACCATCAAGCAGGGACGTATCGACGCATATACAGGTGAGGTCATAGAGGACTTCTATGCAGGCTCCGCAAACCAGGGACAGTACCAGAATGGCCGTGGGATGATGCGTGGCGGCGGATATGGTGGCGGATACTGCGGTGCATATTATAACAGATAA
- a CDS encoding ArsR/SmtB family transcription factor — protein sequence MTKTLQQITDIGEAISHPVRLKLLYLLSERERYVYDLAKDLNLSRQVVQLHLKRLENAGFVESDLRLEDNDMRAKKFFKLKDFDVRIGIDDLMKIFE from the coding sequence ATGACAAAGACGCTTCAGCAGATCACGGATATAGGCGAGGCTATATCGCACCCTGTCCGTTTAAAGTTGCTATACCTGCTCTCAGAGAGAGAGAGGTATGTATACGACCTGGCAAAGGACCTTAACCTTTCGCGCCAGGTCGTACAGTTGCACCTGAAACGGCTGGAGAATGCGGGATTTGTTGAAAGTGACCTCCGGCTTGAGGACAATGACATGAGAGCAAAGAAGTTCTTTAAACTGAAAGACTTTGATGTCAGAATCGGAATTGATGATCTCATGAAGATATTCGAATGA
- a CDS encoding class I SAM-dependent methyltransferase: MSIISKYDRFSHVYDLMETPMELMRYGDWRREVFAGLKGRVLEVGVGTGKNIPYYPDDCEMVGIDISSKMLARAKRRAAGKKNVSLLLMDAEHLGFIDDCFDYVITTFVLCSIPDPAAALKEMGRVCKPQGTVITLEHMRSRNKIIASVEDLLNPVTTGLTGVNINRETVENIRKAGLTVAEEKNLALKDVFRLIRSKP; this comes from the coding sequence ATGTCCATTATCTCAAAGTACGACCGCTTCTCTCATGTGTACGACCTTATGGAAACACCTATGGAACTGATGAGATATGGCGACTGGAGGCGGGAAGTTTTCGCCGGCCTGAAGGGAAGGGTGCTTGAGGTAGGCGTGGGAACCGGAAAGAACATCCCTTATTATCCGGACGACTGCGAGATGGTGGGGATTGACATAAGCAGTAAAATGCTCGCCCGTGCAAAAAGGAGGGCGGCAGGAAAAAAGAACGTTTCCCTTCTCTTAATGGATGCTGAGCATCTGGGGTTTATAGATGACTGCTTTGACTACGTCATAACCACATTCGTACTGTGTTCCATTCCTGATCCTGCTGCTGCCTTAAAGGAAATGGGGCGTGTATGCAAGCCTCAAGGCACTGTCATCACTCTGGAGCACATGAGAAGCCGTAACAAAATAATAGCATCAGTTGAAGACCTTCTCAATCCTGTCACCACTGGCCTGACAGGAGTCAACATCAACCGTGAAACAGTTGAAAACATCAGGAAAGCAGGTCTTACTGTTGCTGAAGAAAAGAACCTTGCCCTGAAGGATGTTTTCAGACTGATAAGGTCAAAACCATAG